One Streptomyces sp. CNQ-509 DNA window includes the following coding sequences:
- a CDS encoding ABC transporter permease, producing MTATTAATPPAHPDDRAADVPGPLARLAAIGRAELTLMWRSKLILFGALVTPAGFAFATRSAVEEMDLSDTGLTAATVVLPSAVVFALIFVVYANLVIVYVARREELVLKRLRTGLLTDRELLAGAALPALCVALGQCLVLAVAVSLAMDSPAPEAPHLAVLGVLLGMAMLTVLAAATAAVTKSAESAQLTSMPLLLVSMFGSGLFVPFEVLPDSVAEVAQRLPLSPVVELVRGGWTGELGGGAVVQALAVAAAWIAAGAWAVRRWFRWEPRG from the coding sequence ATGACCGCCACCACCGCCGCCACTCCCCCGGCCCACCCCGACGACCGCGCCGCCGACGTCCCGGGGCCGCTCGCCCGGCTGGCGGCGATCGGCCGCGCCGAGCTGACGCTGATGTGGCGCAGCAAGCTCATCCTCTTCGGCGCCCTGGTCACCCCGGCGGGCTTCGCGTTCGCGACCCGGTCCGCCGTCGAGGAGATGGACCTCTCCGACACCGGCCTCACCGCGGCCACCGTCGTGCTGCCGAGCGCCGTCGTCTTCGCGCTGATCTTCGTCGTCTACGCGAACCTCGTCATCGTCTACGTCGCCCGCCGCGAGGAACTCGTGCTCAAGCGGCTGCGCACCGGCCTGCTCACCGACCGCGAACTGCTCGCCGGTGCCGCGCTGCCCGCCCTGTGCGTCGCGCTGGGGCAGTGCCTGGTGCTGGCCGTCGCCGTGAGCCTGGCGATGGACTCGCCTGCCCCCGAGGCGCCGCATCTGGCGGTGCTGGGGGTGCTCCTGGGGATGGCGATGCTGACGGTGCTGGCCGCGGCGACCGCGGCGGTGACGAAGTCGGCGGAGAGCGCGCAGTTGACGAGCATGCCGCTGCTGCTGGTGTCGATGTTCGGCTCGGGGCTGTTCGTACCGTTCGAGGTGCTGCCGGACTCGGTCGCGGAGGTGGCGCAGCGGCTGCCGCTGTCACCGGTGGTGGAGCTGGTGCGGGGCGGCTGGACCGGGGAGCTGGGCGGCGGCGCGGTCGTCCAGGCGCTCGCGGTGGCGGCGGCGTGGATCGCCGCGGGGGCGTGGGCCGTGCGGCGGTGGTTCCGGTGGGAGCCGCGCGGGTGA